The following are from one region of the Pseudazoarcus pumilus genome:
- the recB gene encoding exodeoxyribonuclease V subunit beta, which translates to MSIVHPLDAASFPLSGSRLIEAAAGTGKTWTIAALYVRLVLGHKGETAFARELDPPEILVVTFTEAATRELRDRIRRRLSEAASAFEQPESAVDEFLTGLRAGYSAEELPGRARRLRMAAEWMDEAAVSTIHAWCRRVLAEHAFDSGSPFALKLETDHTELRDEAVRDWWRSFMLPLPAESVAEVRRWWAAPDVLAEALKDVLAHADRLPPADDPAATLSSALAERNRLLAALKAPWGAWVNELRVLFDEARAQGVSLRRDWYDGWLDALDAWQADAEIIDPGLSDSAFRRLSPEGVREAWKKKGEPPEHPAFAAIEALQPALAELPDARADVLRHAARWVAARFEAEKRRRAEIGFDDLLARLAAALEGLNGPQLAARIRAKYPVALIDEFQDTDPVQYRIFDAVYRVEAPADDCALVLIGDPKQAIYAFRGADIHTYLVARRACAERLYTLNRNHRSTLGMVDAANRVFAFADQQADGAFLFGAGADSSVPFSPADAKGREERFECAGLEVAPLTLWHLPAPEGKARRGDERALIAASCASTIRRLLADAQAGFRQGDNFTPLRPADIAVLVNTRSEAAIVREALSARGVRSVYLSGRDSVFASAQAMELQLWLEACAEPDEPRRVRSALATATLGLDWAALDALDRDERAWEETVLRFRTYREVWRRQGVLPMLRHLLHDYDVPARMLASDGGERVLTDLLHLAELLQQASQTLEGEHALIRHLASECQDAADGTSNEGRQIRLESDADLVQVVTVHKSKGLEYPLVFLPFGCSARDRDGKKLPVVWHDDEGRLKLSLVEYAPGRERAEHERRAEDVRKLYVALTRARHATWVGVAPFDTLKASALGHVLGEVDAAELPARLAELRGDCEHIAVALTPEPDHERLNEAAEGAQLQARTPVAAPREPWWIASYSALRTAGGTPDTPAEDVFREVLSEPAPEALQTKPAPGSVHAFPRGAAAGTFLHDLLEWAAREGFAAIAADTARLQAEVERRATPRGWAEWVAPLTGWLRSLITTPLPLPGGVACALAEPTTLSPELEFWLSAGRVDTRALDALVCQHTLDAAPRPALEPAQLSGMLKGFIDLVFEFDGRYYVIDYKSNWLGADETAYTPEAMRTAILEARYELQYVLYLFALHRQLRARLPGYDYDRHIGGAAYVFLRGIGAESRGVHVERPPRELIEALDALFSVREAA; encoded by the coding sequence ATGAGCATTGTGCATCCGCTCGACGCCGCGAGCTTCCCGCTGTCCGGCAGCCGACTGATCGAAGCCGCTGCCGGCACCGGCAAGACCTGGACCATTGCCGCGCTCTACGTGCGGTTGGTGCTCGGTCATAAGGGCGAGACGGCCTTTGCGCGCGAACTCGACCCGCCCGAAATCCTGGTCGTGACCTTCACCGAAGCGGCCACGCGCGAGCTGCGCGACCGCATCCGCCGTCGCCTGAGCGAAGCCGCCAGCGCCTTCGAGCAGCCCGAATCGGCCGTTGACGAATTCCTCACTGGACTGCGCGCCGGCTATTCCGCGGAAGAGTTGCCCGGTCGCGCACGCCGCCTGCGCATGGCCGCGGAGTGGATGGACGAGGCGGCGGTGTCGACCATCCACGCCTGGTGTCGCCGCGTGCTCGCCGAGCACGCCTTCGACAGCGGCAGCCCCTTCGCGCTGAAACTCGAAACCGACCACACGGAGTTGCGCGACGAGGCCGTACGCGACTGGTGGCGCAGCTTCATGCTGCCGTTGCCGGCCGAATCCGTGGCTGAGGTGCGGCGCTGGTGGGCCGCGCCGGACGTGCTGGCCGAGGCGTTGAAGGATGTGCTGGCTCACGCCGACCGCCTGCCGCCGGCCGACGATCCGGCGGCCACGCTGTCCAGTGCGCTGGCCGAGCGCAATCGGCTGCTGGCGGCGCTGAAAGCGCCGTGGGGTGCTTGGGTGAACGAATTGCGTGTGTTGTTCGACGAGGCTCGCGCGCAGGGCGTGAGCTTGCGCCGCGATTGGTACGACGGCTGGCTGGACGCGCTCGACGCGTGGCAGGCTGACGCCGAAATCATCGACCCCGGCCTGAGTGATTCGGCCTTCCGGCGCTTGTCTCCCGAGGGCGTGCGCGAGGCCTGGAAGAAAAAGGGCGAACCGCCCGAGCATCCAGCTTTCGCCGCCATCGAAGCCCTGCAGCCGGCGCTGGCCGAACTGCCCGACGCCCGCGCCGACGTGCTGCGCCACGCCGCTCGCTGGGTCGCCGCGCGCTTCGAGGCCGAGAAGCGCCGCCGCGCCGAGATCGGCTTCGACGACCTGCTCGCGCGCCTCGCCGCCGCGCTCGAAGGCCTCAACGGGCCGCAGCTCGCCGCGCGCATCCGCGCCAAGTATCCGGTGGCGCTGATCGACGAATTCCAGGACACCGACCCGGTGCAGTACCGCATCTTCGACGCCGTGTACCGCGTCGAAGCCCCGGCCGACGATTGCGCGCTGGTGCTCATCGGCGACCCCAAGCAGGCCATCTACGCCTTCCGCGGCGCGGACATCCACACCTATCTGGTCGCGCGCCGCGCCTGCGCCGAGCGGCTGTACACGCTCAACCGCAACCACCGCTCGACCCTCGGCATGGTAGATGCCGCCAACCGCGTGTTTGCCTTCGCCGACCAACAGGCCGACGGCGCCTTCCTGTTCGGCGCCGGAGCTGACAGCTCGGTGCCGTTCTCGCCGGCCGACGCGAAAGGGCGCGAAGAGCGCTTCGAGTGCGCCGGCTTGGAAGTCGCGCCGCTCACGCTGTGGCATCTGCCCGCGCCCGAGGGCAAGGCCCGGCGCGGTGACGAGCGCGCGCTGATCGCCGCAAGCTGCGCCAGCACCATCCGCCGCCTGCTGGCGGATGCGCAGGCCGGTTTCCGACAGGGCGACAACTTCACGCCGCTGCGCCCGGCCGACATCGCGGTGCTGGTGAATACGCGCAGCGAAGCCGCCATCGTGCGCGAGGCGCTGTCCGCGCGCGGCGTGCGCAGCGTTTACCTGTCGGGCCGCGATTCGGTTTTCGCCAGCGCACAGGCCATGGAGCTGCAGCTGTGGCTGGAAGCCTGTGCCGAGCCGGACGAACCGCGCCGGGTGCGCAGCGCCCTGGCCACCGCCACGCTGGGGCTGGACTGGGCCGCGCTGGATGCGCTCGACCGCGACGAGCGCGCGTGGGAAGAGACCGTGCTGCGTTTTCGCACGTACCGCGAGGTGTGGCGCCGGCAAGGCGTGCTGCCGATGCTGCGCCACCTGCTGCACGACTACGACGTGCCGGCGCGCATGCTCGCCAGCGACGGCGGCGAGCGCGTGTTGACCGACCTGCTGCATCTGGCCGAACTGCTGCAGCAGGCCAGCCAGACGCTGGAGGGCGAACACGCGCTGATCCGCCACCTCGCCAGCGAATGCCAGGACGCCGCCGACGGCACCAGCAACGAAGGCCGCCAGATCCGCCTGGAGAGCGACGCCGATCTGGTGCAGGTCGTGACCGTGCATAAATCCAAGGGCCTCGAATACCCGCTGGTGTTCCTGCCCTTCGGCTGCTCGGCGCGCGACCGCGACGGCAAGAAGCTGCCGGTGGTGTGGCATGACGACGAAGGCCGCCTGAAGCTCTCGCTGGTCGAATACGCGCCCGGCCGCGAGCGCGCCGAACACGAACGCCGCGCCGAGGACGTGCGCAAGCTCTACGTCGCCCTGACCCGTGCCCGCCACGCCACCTGGGTCGGCGTTGCGCCCTTCGACACGCTCAAGGCCAGTGCGCTGGGCCATGTGCTCGGCGAGGTCGATGCCGCTGAACTGCCCGCCCGCCTGGCCGAACTGCGCGGTGACTGCGAGCACATTGCCGTGGCGCTGACGCCCGAGCCCGATCACGAGCGTCTGAACGAAGCCGCTGAGGGGGCGCAGTTGCAGGCCCGCACACCCGTCGCCGCCCCGCGCGAACCCTGGTGGATCGCCAGCTATTCCGCGCTGCGCACCGCAGGCGGCACGCCGGATACGCCGGCCGAAGACGTGTTCCGCGAAGTGCTCTCCGAGCCCGCGCCCGAAGCCCTCCAGACCAAACCCGCGCCGGGCAGCGTGCACGCCTTCCCGCGCGGCGCCGCGGCCGGCACCTTTCTGCACGACCTGCTGGAATGGGCGGCGCGGGAGGGTTTTGCGGCCATCGCAGCGGACACGGCACGGCTACAGGCCGAGGTCGAGCGTCGCGCCACCCCGCGCGGCTGGGCGGAATGGGTAGCGCCGCTGACTGGCTGGTTGCGCTCGCTCATCACCACACCGCTGCCGCTGCCCGGCGGTGTGGCTTGCGCGCTGGCCGAGCCCACGACGCTCAGCCCCGAACTGGAGTTCTGGCTGTCTGCCGGCCGCGTCGACACGCGTGCGCTCGATGCGCTGGTTTGCCAGCACACGCTGGATGCCGCGCCGCGTCCGGCACTGGAACCCGCGCAACTGTCCGGCATGTTGAAGGGCTTCATCGACCTCGTTTTCGAGTTCGACGGCCGTTATTACGTCATCGACTACAAGTCCAACTGGCTCGGCGCGGACGAGACGGCCTACACGCCGGAGGCCATGCGCACGGCGATTCTCGAAGCGCGCTACGAGCTGCAGTACGTGCTGTACCTCTTCGCCCTGCACCGCCAGTTGCGCGCCCGTCTGCCGGGCTACGACTACGACCGCCACATCGGCGGCGCGGCCTACGTCTTCCTGCGCGGCATCGGTGCCGAGTCGCGCGGCGTGCATGTGGAGCGCCCGCCGCGCGAGCTGATCGAGGCGCTGGACGCGTTGTTCTCGGTCCGGGAGGCCGCATGA
- the recD gene encoding exodeoxyribonuclease V subunit alpha encodes MIPCLSAALLPETPATEIATHIERWAERGWLRPLDAAFAGFLWREAPDAPGLLLLAAALASHQLGRGHACLELAATLSDPDFALSLPPDGAQDATDTPRTLLAGVDVAAWRAALEHPQLVGDGEGDTPLVLTGDRLYLRRYWRFEQAVIEAVSARVAAPAAAPAGEVRRMLDTLFAPSKDTDWQKLACALAARSAFSVITGGPGTGKTTTVVRLLALLQSLALEADAALPLRIRLAAPTGKAAARLNASIGGALSALNIDDAVCAAIPATVTTLHRLLGARPDSRAFRHDADTPLALDVLVVDEASMIDLEMMAAVLAALPATARLVLLGDRDQLASVEAGAVLGVLAARAREAHYTPDTAAWLAEASGQTIPAEYIDPAGTALEQSIAMLRVSRRFDAASGIGRLAEAVNAGAPAAVRSELAAAHADVVSHTGAESLASLRAAMLDGTRAWLELAREPVPVEDDAADEFARRVLETQASFQVLCAVRKGEWGVEGLNRVIARWLASASRIDTGHDWYAGRPVLVTHNDYGLGLMNGDIGVTLLRREADGSTRLRVAFVASDTGRVRWVLPSRLRAVETVFAMTVHKSQGSEFGAVALVLPDTVSPILTRELLYTGITRARVQLALFNPGGERVLEAAVTRRVLRASGLDALHA; translated from the coding sequence ATGATTCCCTGCCTGTCCGCCGCCCTGCTGCCGGAAACGCCGGCCACCGAAATTGCCACCCACATCGAACGCTGGGCCGAGCGTGGCTGGCTGCGCCCGCTCGACGCGGCCTTCGCCGGCTTCCTGTGGCGCGAGGCGCCGGACGCGCCGGGTCTGCTGCTGCTCGCAGCCGCCCTGGCCAGCCACCAGCTCGGTCGCGGTCACGCCTGCCTCGAGCTGGCCGCCACGCTGAGTGATCCGGACTTTGCGCTGTCGTTGCCGCCCGATGGTGCGCAGGACGCCACCGACACGCCACGCACCCTGCTGGCCGGCGTCGATGTTGCCGCGTGGCGCGCGGCGCTGGAGCATCCGCAACTGGTCGGCGATGGCGAGGGCGACACGCCGCTGGTGCTGACCGGCGATCGCCTGTACCTGCGTCGCTACTGGCGCTTCGAGCAGGCCGTGATCGAAGCCGTTTCGGCGCGCGTGGCCGCACCTGCCGCAGCACCGGCCGGCGAGGTGCGCCGCATGCTCGACACCTTGTTTGCGCCGTCCAAGGACACCGACTGGCAGAAGCTCGCCTGCGCGCTGGCCGCGCGCAGCGCCTTCTCGGTCATCACCGGCGGCCCCGGGACCGGCAAGACCACCACCGTCGTGCGCCTGCTCGCGCTGCTGCAGTCGCTGGCGCTGGAGGCCGACGCCGCGCTGCCGTTGCGCATCCGGCTCGCCGCGCCCACCGGCAAGGCCGCGGCGCGGCTCAACGCCTCCATCGGCGGCGCGCTGTCGGCGCTGAACATCGACGACGCGGTGTGCGCCGCGATTCCCGCCACCGTCACGACGCTGCACCGCCTGCTCGGCGCGCGGCCCGATTCGCGCGCCTTCCGTCACGACGCCGACACGCCGCTGGCGCTCGACGTGCTGGTGGTGGATGAGGCTTCGATGATCGACCTCGAAATGATGGCCGCCGTGCTGGCCGCCTTGCCGGCCACGGCGCGTCTGGTGCTGCTGGGCGACCGCGACCAGCTCGCCTCGGTCGAGGCCGGCGCCGTGCTCGGCGTGCTCGCCGCCCGCGCGCGCGAGGCGCACTACACGCCGGACACTGCCGCGTGGCTGGCCGAGGCCAGCGGGCAGACGATTCCCGCCGAATACATCGACCCTGCCGGCACCGCGCTCGAGCAGAGCATTGCCATGCTGCGCGTCTCGCGCCGCTTCGACGCCGCCAGCGGCATCGGCCGGCTGGCCGAGGCGGTCAATGCCGGAGCGCCGGCTGCGGTGCGCTCCGAACTCGCCGCCGCGCATGCCGACGTGGTCAGCCACACCGGCGCAGAATCGCTCGCCTCGCTGCGCGCCGCCATGCTCGACGGCACGCGCGCCTGGCTGGAACTCGCCCGCGAGCCGGTGCCGGTCGAGGACGACGCGGCGGATGAGTTCGCCCGCCGCGTGCTCGAAACGCAGGCCAGCTTTCAGGTGCTGTGCGCGGTTCGCAAGGGGGAGTGGGGCGTGGAAGGGCTCAACCGCGTCATCGCGCGCTGGCTGGCCAGTGCCAGCCGTATCGACACCGGCCACGACTGGTACGCCGGCCGTCCGGTGCTGGTCACGCACAACGACTACGGCCTGGGCCTGATGAACGGCGACATCGGCGTGACGCTCTTGCGACGCGAGGCCGACGGCAGCACGCGATTGCGCGTGGCCTTCGTCGCCAGCGACACCGGCCGCGTGCGCTGGGTGCTGCCGAGCCGCCTGCGTGCGGTGGAAACCGTGTTCGCCATGACCGTGCACAAGTCTCAGGGCTCGGAATTCGGCGCCGTCGCACTGGTGCTGCCCGATACCGTCAGCCCCATCCTTACGCGCGAACTGCTCTACACCGGCATCACTCGCGCCCGTGTGCAGCTTGCGCTGTTCAACCCCGGAGGCGAGCGCGTGCTGGAGGCCGCCGTCACCCGCCGCGTGCTGCGCGCCAGCGGGCTGGACGCGCTGCACGCCTGA
- a CDS encoding flavin prenyltransferase UbiX: MSAGPPPAIVAVAFTGASGMPYGLRLVESLLAAGTTVWLLYSQVAQIVARQEMDLELPSRPAEVEAALSERFGAAPGQLRVFGREEWFAPLASGSNPPDAMVVCPCTMGTLASIAAGLSQNLIERAADVAIKEGRRLVLVPRETPFSAIHLENMLKLARLGVVILPPSPGFYTHPQSVGDMVDFVVARVLDQIHVPHTLMRRWGDGGGA; this comes from the coding sequence ATGTCCGCCGGCCCCCCGCCCGCCATCGTCGCCGTCGCCTTCACCGGTGCCTCCGGCATGCCCTACGGGCTGCGCCTGGTCGAGTCCCTGCTCGCGGCAGGCACGACGGTGTGGCTGCTCTATTCGCAGGTCGCGCAGATCGTCGCGCGGCAGGAAATGGATCTGGAACTGCCCTCTCGCCCGGCCGAAGTCGAGGCGGCGCTGTCCGAGCGTTTCGGTGCCGCACCCGGGCAACTGCGCGTGTTCGGCCGCGAGGAATGGTTCGCGCCGCTGGCCTCGGGCTCGAATCCGCCTGACGCGATGGTGGTGTGTCCGTGCACGATGGGAACGCTCGCGTCGATCGCCGCCGGTCTGTCGCAGAACCTGATCGAGCGCGCCGCCGACGTCGCCATCAAGGAAGGCCGTCGCCTGGTGCTGGTGCCGCGCGAGACGCCGTTCTCGGCGATCCATCTGGAGAACATGCTCAAGCTCGCGCGTCTGGGCGTGGTGATCCTGCCGCCCAGCCCGGGCTTCTACACCCATCCGCAGAGCGTGGGCGACATGGTCGATTTCGTCGTCGCGCGCGTGCTCGACCAGATTCACGTTCCCCATACGCTGATGCGTCGCTGGGGCGATGGGGGAGGCGCATGA
- a CDS encoding LON peptidase substrate-binding domain-containing protein codes for MTHLPLFPLQTVLFPGGLLPLRVFEARYIDMVTRCLREDSVFGVNLIAEGREVGQPAAPHRTGTSARIVRCDADEAGIMHVEVVGERRFRIERTGVGANGLLSGEVEWLAEAPQLPVPEDCTMLIAVLQAIMKDLGEHLFPPPQRFDDADWVGMRLAGVLPIPLRARQALLELELPIDRLQIIRSYLAQQGLKAD; via the coding sequence ATGACGCATCTGCCCCTGTTCCCGTTGCAGACTGTGCTGTTCCCTGGCGGGCTGCTGCCGCTGAGGGTGTTCGAGGCGCGCTACATCGACATGGTGACGCGCTGCCTGCGCGAGGATTCGGTGTTCGGCGTCAACCTCATCGCCGAGGGCAGGGAGGTCGGCCAGCCGGCTGCCCCGCACCGTACCGGTACCAGTGCGCGCATCGTGCGCTGCGACGCCGACGAGGCCGGCATCATGCATGTGGAGGTGGTCGGCGAGCGGCGTTTCCGCATCGAGCGCACCGGGGTCGGCGCCAACGGTCTGCTCTCGGGCGAGGTCGAGTGGCTCGCCGAGGCGCCGCAACTGCCGGTGCCCGAGGACTGCACCATGCTGATCGCGGTGCTGCAGGCCATCATGAAGGATCTGGGCGAACACCTCTTCCCGCCGCCGCAGCGCTTCGACGACGCCGACTGGGTGGGCATGCGCCTGGCCGGCGTGCTGCCGATCCCGCTGCGTGCGCGCCAGGCACTGCTGGAGCTGGAACTGCCCATCGATCGTCTGCAGATCATCCGCAGCTATCTCGCGCAGCAGGGGCTCAAGGCGGATTGA
- the mutY gene encoding A/G-specific adenine glycosylase, whose amino-acid sequence MSLHADFAECLLAWHADHGRHDLPWQATRDPYRVWLSEIMLQQTRVETVIPYFARFLERFPDIATLAAAARAEVLALWSGLGYYARARNLHRAAQLIVETHDGRFPQRAIDIAELPGIGRSTAAAIAAFCFAERVPILDGNVKRVLCRAFGVEGFPGDAAVERRLWALAEDLLPETHVGDYIQAQMDLGATVCTRGRPDCSRCPLAGDCVALATGRVAQLPQPRPKKAIPQRHTRVAVIEHAGHVLMQRRPPSGIWGGLLALPELPDEAGADDWLQQHFGITAGRRAALATVRHVFTHFRLDIEPLHVVVDGAPLKTGEPEMEWLALDALDAAGLPAPVRRILDALSAPDRINPP is encoded by the coding sequence ATGAGTCTGCACGCAGACTTCGCCGAATGCCTGCTGGCCTGGCATGCCGACCACGGCCGTCACGACCTGCCGTGGCAGGCCACACGCGACCCCTACCGCGTGTGGCTCTCCGAAATCATGCTGCAGCAGACGCGTGTAGAGACCGTGATTCCCTATTTCGCGCGTTTTCTCGAACGCTTTCCGGACATCGCCACGCTGGCCGCCGCAGCGCGGGCCGAGGTGCTCGCGCTGTGGAGCGGTCTGGGCTATTACGCCCGCGCACGCAACCTGCACCGCGCCGCCCAGCTCATCGTCGAGACGCACGACGGGCGTTTCCCGCAGCGCGCCATCGACATCGCCGAACTGCCCGGCATCGGCCGCTCCACGGCCGCGGCGATCGCCGCCTTCTGCTTCGCCGAGCGCGTCCCCATCCTCGACGGCAACGTCAAGCGCGTACTGTGCCGCGCCTTCGGCGTCGAAGGCTTTCCGGGCGACGCCGCGGTAGAGCGCCGGCTGTGGGCGCTGGCGGAAGATCTGCTGCCGGAGACGCACGTGGGCGACTACATCCAGGCGCAGATGGATCTGGGCGCGACGGTGTGCACGCGCGGCCGCCCCGACTGTTCGCGCTGTCCGCTGGCCGGCGACTGCGTCGCGCTGGCGACCGGGCGGGTCGCACAACTGCCGCAACCGCGCCCGAAGAAGGCGATCCCGCAGCGCCACACACGCGTCGCAGTTATCGAACACGCGGGGCACGTGCTGATGCAGCGCCGCCCGCCCTCCGGCATCTGGGGCGGCCTGCTGGCGCTGCCCGAACTGCCCGACGAAGCCGGCGCGGATGACTGGCTCCAGCAGCACTTCGGGATCACGGCCGGGCGCCGCGCGGCGCTGGCGACGGTGCGACACGTGTTCACGCATTTCCGCCTCGACATCGAGCCGCTGCACGTCGTCGTCGACGGCGCGCCGCTGAAGACCGGTGAACCGGAAATGGAATGGTTGGCGCTCGACGCGCTCGACGCGGCCGGCCTGCCGGCACCGGTGCGGCGCATCCTCGACGCGCTGAGCGCGCCGGATCGAATCAATCCGCCTTGA
- a CDS encoding flavin reductase family protein: MSQTPISHEAFTREFRDALGTFATGITVVATRAPDGEPIGLTVNSFNSVSLDPPLIVWSLAANLPCVPIFESCEYYSVNVLAADQDNLSNLFASRSDDKFAGLDVDEGMYGVPLLRGCCARFECRNVVRHAGGDHIVFISEVVRFDRDDTHAPLIFWGGAYQRLAP; encoded by the coding sequence ATGTCCCAAACCCCGATTTCCCACGAAGCGTTCACGCGTGAGTTCCGCGACGCGCTCGGCACGTTCGCCACCGGCATCACGGTGGTCGCAACGCGCGCACCCGACGGCGAGCCGATCGGCCTGACCGTCAACTCCTTCAACTCGGTCTCGCTCGACCCGCCGCTCATCGTCTGGAGTCTGGCGGCCAATCTGCCGTGCGTGCCGATCTTCGAATCCTGCGAATACTACTCGGTGAACGTGCTCGCCGCCGACCAGGACAACCTCTCCAACCTGTTCGCATCGCGCTCTGACGACAAGTTTGCGGGTCTCGACGTCGACGAGGGGATGTACGGCGTGCCGCTGCTGCGCGGATGCTGCGCGCGCTTCGAGTGTCGAAACGTCGTGCGCCACGCCGGAGGCGACCACATCGTGTTCATCTCGGAAGTGGTGCGCTTCGACCGCGACGACACGCACGCGCCGCTGATCTTCTGGGGCGGCGCCTACCAGCGGCTGGCGCCGTGA
- a CDS encoding MFS transporter, with amino-acid sequence MSAAVPPSAAAPERDLIRRIALLSLAAFGSAGAARIADPLLPQLALEFAVSAGQAAHAVSFFALAYGLFQLLYGPLGDRFGKYRVIAWAVLAGSVGALGSALATDFSWLLVFRTLNGMACAAAIPLAMAWIADNVPYERRQPVLAYFLIGQIFGVIAGQALGGLFADLTGWRGAFWFMVVTFAAVGTLLVTEVWRSPDIDAAASTAHRDSGFLQRYAAVFRVPWARFILFGVCIEGAAVFGGLAFVPTYLHARFGLSLTQAGALMALFGIGGLSYALFARRFVSRLGERGLAIAGGLSLGAAFALLAFAPHWALAMPAAWLAGIGFYMLHNTFQLNATQMVPEHRGTAVALFASCLFLGQAGGVSLNAWIIDQYGYAPAFALPALVLAILGLLFAARIARRPVSA; translated from the coding sequence GTGTCCGCAGCCGTTCCGCCCTCCGCTGCCGCCCCCGAGCGTGACCTGATCCGCCGCATCGCGCTGCTGTCGCTGGCCGCGTTCGGCAGCGCCGGGGCCGCGCGCATCGCCGATCCGCTGCTGCCGCAGCTGGCGCTCGAGTTCGCCGTGAGCGCGGGGCAGGCCGCGCATGCCGTGTCCTTCTTCGCGCTTGCCTACGGGTTGTTTCAGTTGCTCTACGGCCCGTTGGGCGACCGCTTCGGCAAGTACCGCGTGATCGCCTGGGCGGTGCTGGCGGGCAGTGTCGGCGCGCTCGGCTCGGCGCTGGCGACGGATTTCTCGTGGCTGCTGGTGTTCCGTACGCTCAACGGCATGGCCTGCGCGGCGGCGATCCCGCTGGCGATGGCGTGGATTGCCGACAACGTGCCCTACGAGCGTCGCCAGCCGGTGCTGGCGTATTTCCTGATCGGGCAGATCTTCGGCGTCATCGCCGGCCAGGCGCTGGGCGGGCTGTTCGCCGATCTGACCGGCTGGCGCGGTGCGTTCTGGTTCATGGTGGTGACCTTCGCGGCGGTCGGCACGCTGCTGGTCACCGAGGTGTGGCGCAGCCCCGACATCGACGCGGCCGCCTCCACCGCGCACCGCGATTCCGGTTTCCTGCAGCGCTACGCAGCTGTCTTCCGCGTGCCCTGGGCGCGATTCATCCTCTTCGGCGTGTGCATCGAGGGCGCGGCGGTGTTCGGCGGGCTGGCCTTCGTGCCGACCTACCTGCACGCGCGTTTCGGGTTGTCGCTGACGCAGGCCGGGGCGCTGATGGCGCTGTTCGGCATCGGCGGGCTGTCGTATGCGTTGTTCGCGCGCCGCTTCGTCTCGCGACTGGGCGAGCGCGGGCTTGCCATTGCGGGCGGGCTGTCGCTGGGCGCGGCGTTCGCGCTGCTGGCCTTCGCGCCGCACTGGGCGCTGGCGATGCCGGCGGCGTGGCTGGCCGGCATCGGCTTCTACATGCTGCACAACACCTTCCAGCTCAACGCCACCCAGATGGTGCCGGAGCACCGCGGCACGGCCGTGGCGCTGTTCGCGTCCTGCCTGTTCCTCGGCCAGGCCGGCGGGGTCTCGCTCAATGCGTGGATCATCGATCAGTACGGCTATGCGCCGGCCTTCGCGCTGCCGGCGCTGGTGCTGGCGATACTCGGCCTGCTGTTCGCCGCCCGCATCGCGCGTCGACCCGTCAGCGCGTAG
- a CDS encoding SAM-dependent methyltransferase: MKLHATSMLIATVGVLLIGASVWAQNTDTDTSSSEPRYGQEGKDVVWVPTADSLVARMLDMAEATPDDVLVDLGSGDGRTVIAAARRGVPARGIEYNPELVEVSRRAAEKAGVTDLARFEEGDIFESDFSEATVVTLFLLPALNLRLRPILLDMKPGTRVVSNSFDMGEWQPDDQVEAEQSACQTWCRAYKWVVPAKVDGRWRMDGGELVLRQTFQMLEGTLRSEGRAVELSEARMHGARIRFSADGRDYVGKVSGDTMRGTIDGDTPWSATR, translated from the coding sequence ATGAAACTCCATGCCACATCAATGCTGATCGCGACCGTAGGTGTGCTACTCATCGGCGCCAGCGTCTGGGCACAGAACACAGACACCGACACGTCCTCTTCCGAGCCGCGCTACGGCCAGGAAGGCAAGGACGTGGTCTGGGTGCCGACCGCCGACAGCCTGGTCGCGCGCATGCTCGACATGGCCGAGGCGACGCCCGACGACGTACTCGTCGACCTCGGTTCCGGCGACGGCCGCACGGTGATCGCCGCGGCGCGGCGAGGCGTACCGGCCCGGGGCATCGAGTACAACCCGGAACTGGTCGAGGTGTCGCGACGCGCCGCCGAGAAGGCCGGGGTGACCGATCTGGCACGCTTCGAGGAAGGCGACATCTTCGAGTCCGACTTCTCCGAAGCGACGGTCGTGACGCTGTTCCTGCTGCCCGCGCTGAACCTGCGCCTGCGGCCCATCCTGCTCGACATGAAGCCGGGCACGCGGGTGGTGTCGAACTCCTTCGACATGGGCGAATGGCAGCCCGACGACCAGGTGGAGGCGGAACAGAGCGCATGCCAGACCTGGTGCCGTGCGTACAAATGGGTCGTACCGGCCAAGGTCGACGGCCGCTGGCGCATGGACGGTGGCGAACTCGTGCTGCGCCAGACCTTCCAGATGCTCGAGGGCACGCTGCGCAGCGAAGGCCGCGCCGTCGAACTGAGCGAGGCCCGCATGCACGGGGCGCGAATTCGCTTCAGCGCGGATGGCCGGGACTATGTCGGGAAGGTGTCGGGCGACACCATGCGCGGCACCATCGACGGCGATACGCCGTGGAGCGCTACGCGCTGA
- the thiS gene encoding sulfur carrier protein ThiS yields the protein MAQVIVNGQPESLRDGLTVLALLEERALAGKRVAVERNGEIVPKGRHAETTLADGDRLEIVVAVGGG from the coding sequence ATGGCTCAAGTCATCGTCAATGGTCAGCCCGAGTCGCTGCGCGACGGCCTCACCGTGCTCGCGCTGCTCGAGGAGCGTGCGCTCGCGGGCAAGCGCGTCGCGGTCGAGCGTAACGGCGAGATCGTGCCCAAGGGCCGTCATGCCGAGACCACGCTCGCCGACGGCGACCGGCTCGAGATCGTCGTCGCCGTCGGCGGCGGCTGA